Proteins encoded within one genomic window of Brachybacterium muris:
- a CDS encoding alanine racemase, with product MPTGAATGRVTVIERALERAGIAQRPVAVLDLDAFDANAADLTSRAHGMPIRVASKSLRVRALIERALGQPGFAGVLAYTLPEALWLASHGIDDIVVAYPTADAQAIAALAADDHARSAITLMVDETAHLDLILTAARGAAGPARSIRVAIELDVSYAPLPGVRFGAHRSPLRTTGQVLELVRQIQARPGLRLVGMMAYEGQIAGVGDAARTPYGSAVRAMKSLSTAEIAQRRSDCVAAVREVTQLEFVNGGGTGSIESTGNEDAVTEIAAGSGLIGPGLFDHYRAFRPEPALLLGAQVVRRPAQGIATLMGGGWIASGVGGPDRLPTIHHPRGLAFAPQEGAGEVQTPVIGPAAEQLRVGGTVWLRHAKAGEPAEHALHYQLVAGETVVGSTPTYRGEGKLFL from the coding sequence ATGCCCACCGGCGCAGCCACCGGGCGCGTCACCGTCATCGAGCGCGCCCTGGAGCGCGCCGGCATCGCCCAGCGCCCCGTGGCGGTGCTGGACCTGGACGCCTTCGACGCCAACGCCGCCGACCTCACCAGCCGGGCCCACGGGATGCCGATCCGCGTGGCCTCCAAGTCGCTGCGGGTGCGTGCCCTCATCGAGCGGGCGCTGGGGCAGCCCGGGTTCGCCGGGGTGCTCGCCTACACCCTGCCGGAGGCGCTGTGGCTGGCCTCCCACGGCATCGACGACATCGTCGTCGCCTACCCCACGGCAGACGCGCAAGCCATCGCAGCGCTCGCCGCCGATGACCACGCCCGCTCCGCCATCACCCTGATGGTCGACGAGACCGCCCATCTGGACCTGATCCTCACTGCGGCCCGCGGTGCGGCAGGCCCCGCCCGGTCGATCAGGGTGGCGATCGAACTGGACGTCTCCTATGCTCCGCTGCCCGGGGTGCGCTTCGGTGCCCACCGCTCCCCGCTGCGCACCACCGGCCAGGTGCTGGAGCTGGTGCGCCAGATCCAGGCCAGGCCGGGCCTGCGCCTGGTGGGAATGATGGCCTACGAAGGCCAGATCGCCGGGGTAGGGGACGCGGCCCGCACCCCGTACGGCAGCGCCGTGCGCGCCATGAAGTCGCTCTCCACCGCCGAGATCGCCCAACGCCGCAGCGACTGCGTGGCCGCCGTGCGGGAGGTGACGCAGTTGGAGTTCGTCAACGGCGGCGGCACCGGCTCCATCGAGTCCACCGGCAATGAGGACGCCGTCACCGAGATCGCCGCCGGCTCCGGACTGATCGGACCGGGCCTGTTCGACCACTACCGGGCCTTCCGGCCCGAACCGGCCCTGCTGCTGGGAGCACAGGTGGTGCGTCGGCCCGCCCAGGGCATCGCCACGTTGATGGGCGGCGGCTGGATCGCCAGCGGCGTGGGCGGCCCGGACCGCCTGCCCACCATCCACCATCCCCGCGGGCTCGCCTTCGCGCCACAGGAAGGGGCGGGGGAGGTGCAGACCCCGGTGATCGGGCCTGCCGCAGAACAGCTGCGGGTGGGTGGCACGGTGTGGCTGCGCCATGCCAAGGCCGGTGAACCGGCCGAGCACGCCCTGCACTACCAGCTCGTCGCCGGGGAGACTGTAGTGGGCAGCACCCCCACGTACCGCGGTGAGGGCAAGCTGTTCCTGTGA
- a CDS encoding 5-formyltetrahydrofolate cyclo-ligase, whose protein sequence is MDDVDPAQTAQLKRELRGRLRAERRCLYGDEAGARRRAAEGEALVHHAAPLLELVADALASTGAARVAAYHPTPTEADVMPLAAELAARGAEVVFPAAAGHELEWITWDGHSAFLPSPGKGFGREPEGERLGPHALEQAVLVLAPAVAVDRTGTRIGHGAGYYDRALPHRPAGTPVVAVIHPSELLEPGTLPREAHDVPIDAVLTAEGLHVILDQPALRGIGRS, encoded by the coding sequence ATGGACGACGTCGATCCCGCGCAGACCGCCCAGCTGAAACGAGAGCTGCGCGGAAGGCTCCGAGCCGAGCGACGATGTCTCTACGGCGACGAGGCGGGGGCCCGACGTCGCGCCGCCGAGGGCGAGGCCCTGGTGCACCACGCCGCACCGCTGCTCGAGCTGGTGGCCGATGCCCTTGCATCGACGGGTGCCGCACGCGTGGCCGCCTACCACCCCACGCCCACGGAGGCCGATGTGATGCCGCTGGCGGCAGAACTGGCGGCGCGCGGCGCCGAGGTGGTGTTCCCCGCCGCCGCCGGCCACGAGCTGGAGTGGATCACCTGGGACGGACACTCCGCGTTCCTCCCCTCCCCGGGCAAGGGGTTCGGGCGGGAACCGGAAGGAGAACGACTGGGCCCGCACGCGCTGGAGCAGGCCGTGCTGGTGCTGGCCCCGGCCGTGGCGGTGGACCGCACCGGCACCCGCATCGGTCACGGCGCAGGCTACTACGACCGCGCGCTCCCCCACCGCCCTGCCGGCACCCCAGTGGTGGCGGTGATCCATCCCTCCGAACTGCTGGAGCCCGGCACGCTCCCGCGCGAGGCGCACGACGTGCCGATCGATGCGGTGCTCACGGCCGAGGGACTGCACGTGATCCTTGACCAGCCTGCTCTGCGTGGCATCGGACGGTCGTAG
- a CDS encoding inositol monophosphatase family protein, which yields MNTSAPSAPAPVPTPSELLEIAVGAAALAADHIRSLDRDSLAREYKTSSKDIVTEHDRACEEMIVAELRRRLPTCRIVGEEGGERPAEGTSSTADAPAGATRSPSHEGPVVSFFVDPIDGTSNFAAGLPLFCVSIGVAMDDELVAGVIDAPVLGTVFTAADGPAMINGVPITPRPTKPAKDAMVLSGFLGPRISGQFPEYAARAGNEINAAYSAVRSLGTAALELAYVAAGWADATAFATLNAWDVAAGFHIVKQAGGSLRTWPGTAVAADAPAHLQPACVACAGPERLELLDRLQDELQQLRDAQK from the coding sequence ATGAACACCTCTGCGCCTTCTGCCCCCGCCCCTGTTCCCACTCCCAGCGAGCTGCTGGAGATCGCCGTGGGCGCCGCAGCGCTTGCCGCGGACCACATCCGCTCACTGGACCGTGACTCCCTGGCCCGCGAGTACAAGACCTCCAGCAAGGACATCGTCACCGAGCACGACCGTGCCTGCGAGGAGATGATCGTCGCTGAGCTGCGCCGCAGGTTGCCCACCTGTCGAATCGTGGGGGAGGAGGGCGGTGAGCGTCCGGCGGAGGGCACGAGCTCGACGGCCGATGCACCTGCCGGGGCTACCAGATCCCCCTCCCATGAGGGCCCAGTGGTCTCCTTCTTCGTGGACCCGATCGACGGCACCAGCAACTTCGCCGCCGGCTTGCCGCTGTTCTGCGTGTCCATCGGCGTGGCAATGGATGACGAGCTGGTGGCCGGCGTGATCGACGCCCCGGTGCTGGGCACCGTGTTCACCGCTGCCGACGGTCCCGCCATGATCAACGGTGTGCCCATCACCCCGCGGCCCACCAAGCCCGCGAAGGACGCGATGGTGCTCTCCGGCTTCCTGGGCCCGCGCATCTCCGGCCAGTTCCCCGAGTATGCCGCCCGCGCCGGCAATGAGATCAACGCCGCGTACTCCGCGGTGCGCAGCCTCGGCACCGCCGCTCTGGAACTCGCGTACGTCGCCGCCGGATGGGCCGACGCCACCGCCTTCGCCACCCTCAATGCCTGGGACGTGGCCGCCGGGTTCCACATCGTGAAGCAGGCAGGCGGCTCCCTGCGCACCTGGCCTGGCACAGCAGTTGCCGCCGACGCCCCCGCGCACCTGCAGCCCGCGTGCGTGGCCTGCGCGGGCCCGGAGCGGCTGGAGCTGCTGGACCGCCTCCAGGACGAGCTGCAGCAGTTGCGCGACGCGCAGAAGTGA
- a CDS encoding GNAT family N-acetyltransferase encodes MVHTWPVTLRDRELVLRPLQRRDRSAFESLRRRNDAWLRPWDATDPENGRVRPPFATLRRWSERQAKEGTSLPLAIVVEGRLGGQITASPILYGPQRSAVLGYWIDQRLAGRGIVPRAAALMIDHLFAEMGLHRVEVTVRPENTASIRVVQKLGLRPEGLRRSAIHVDGAWQDHLVFALTVEEVVAGHPGHPGRSGRGVLDRLLTQNSPDTRPA; translated from the coding sequence ATGGTGCACACGTGGCCGGTGACGCTGCGCGACCGTGAGCTGGTGCTGCGGCCGCTGCAGCGCCGCGACCGATCTGCCTTCGAGTCCCTGCGCCGCCGCAACGATGCCTGGCTGCGCCCCTGGGACGCCACCGATCCGGAGAACGGCCGGGTGCGCCCCCCGTTCGCCACCCTGCGCCGCTGGAGCGAGCGGCAGGCGAAGGAGGGCACCTCGCTGCCGCTGGCGATCGTGGTGGAAGGCAGGCTGGGCGGGCAGATCACTGCCTCCCCGATCCTGTACGGGCCGCAGCGCAGCGCCGTGCTGGGCTACTGGATCGATCAGCGCCTGGCCGGGCGCGGCATCGTGCCCAGGGCCGCCGCCCTGATGATCGACCACCTCTTCGCCGAGATGGGGCTGCACCGGGTGGAGGTGACGGTCAGGCCGGAGAACACCGCGAGCATCCGCGTGGTGCAGAAGCTGGGCCTGCGCCCGGAGGGCCTCCGGCGCTCCGCGATCCACGTGGACGGTGCGTGGCAGGATCACCTGGTGTTCGCCCTCACCGTAGAGGAGGTCGTGGCCGGTCACCCCGGTCACCCCGGTCGCTCCGGCAGGGGAGTCCTTGACCGACTGTTGACACAAAACTCTCCCGACACGCGCCCCGCCTGA
- a CDS encoding FmdB family zinc ribbon protein — translation MPTYVYACKNCDHRFEQYQSFTEDSLVTCPECAQDALRKVFDSVGIVFKGPGFYSTDSQSSGKGGARSHAADAASASSAGGSDSSSTSASTSSEGSSGDGGTSSAAASSSSGSAASSSSKDAASS, via the coding sequence GTGCCCACTTACGTGTACGCCTGCAAGAACTGCGACCATCGCTTCGAGCAGTACCAGAGCTTCACCGAGGACTCCCTGGTGACCTGCCCCGAGTGCGCGCAGGACGCCCTGCGCAAGGTGTTCGACAGCGTGGGCATCGTGTTCAAGGGCCCGGGCTTCTACTCCACCGACTCCCAGAGCTCCGGCAAGGGCGGCGCCCGCAGCCACGCGGCCGATGCGGCCTCCGCCTCCTCCGCCGGGGGATCCGACTCCTCCTCCACGTCCGCCAGCACGTCCTCGGAAGGCTCCTCCGGTGACGGCGGGACGTCCTCGGCCGCAGCGAGCAGCTCTTCCGGCTCGGCCGCGTCGTCATCGAGCAAGGACGCCGCCTCGTCCTGA
- a CDS encoding SAF domain-containing protein has product MLTRIRSQLPAYRRALRRRRRTLTALLIAMVAVAVLPSMLPAGHRGTTVVVTSRAVPAGTVITEEHVSTVEVAAELVPAGAATSADEAVGRTAAVPLTEGTPLLPGLLTSDTEAELAPGSSLLVVSAPAQLRDRLHPGTELEIHHSTSDPTRPGRTPATVVEVAGDTTGAVPGLGGTAPDLVVLVTVDRADAVEVAHATREGWSILSIVG; this is encoded by the coding sequence ATGCTCACCCGGATCCGCTCCCAGTTGCCCGCCTACCGCCGCGCCCTGCGCCGCCGGCGCCGCACCCTGACGGCGCTGCTGATCGCCATGGTGGCGGTGGCCGTCCTGCCGTCGATGCTGCCTGCCGGGCATCGCGGCACCACCGTGGTGGTGACGAGCAGGGCCGTACCGGCCGGGACGGTGATCACCGAGGAGCACGTGAGCACTGTGGAGGTGGCAGCCGAGCTCGTCCCCGCGGGGGCGGCCACCTCAGCGGATGAGGCCGTGGGCCGGACCGCCGCAGTGCCGCTGACGGAGGGGACCCCGCTCCTGCCCGGTCTGCTCACCTCGGACACCGAGGCAGAGCTGGCCCCGGGCAGTTCCCTCCTGGTGGTCTCCGCACCTGCCCAACTGCGGGACCGGCTGCACCCGGGGACCGAGCTGGAGATCCACCACTCCACGTCCGATCCCACCAGGCCCGGTCGCACTCCCGCCACCGTGGTGGAGGTGGCGGGGGACACCACCGGCGCTGTGCCGGGTCTCGGTGGGACCGCGCCGGATCTGGTGGTGCTGGTCACCGTGGACCGTGCTGATGCGGTGGAGGTAGCGCATGCCACACGCGAAGGGTGGTCCATATTGTCGATAGTCGGATAA
- a CDS encoding D-arabinono-1,4-lactone oxidase yields the protein MTITVLPQRNWSGSARWTPREILAPTSEQEVLAAIDTARAAGTGLRVIGGGHSFSPLVATDGMQLTLDGYQGLVHADPTTGLVTLRGGTRLWEIGDLLAPHGLALAVMGDIDRQSIAGAIQTGTHGTGARFTGFAGTVRALRIALMDGSVVETSPGRDPDLFHAARLGLGAIGVILEVTLQCVPAYRLQLRESTEPLEDTAGSFLGDSGIADHHEFFWFPRTRRATVRTTRRLPADAPRERAHPVVETLQREVLGNGAWEVLCRAAALVPPLSRPVAEVGSRFFAGSGMTDDASAVYAAPRRVRFHESEWAIPAHRFPEAFAALRRRFEDEDVAVTFPLEIRRVAADDVWMSTAYERDSVYIAAHRYRAEDAIPYLLMVQRTLEPFAARPHWGKQHWLGARELRRLYPRFEDFCRVREAADPDGMLLTPYLRHLLGVPA from the coding sequence GTGACCATCACCGTCCTGCCGCAGCGCAACTGGAGCGGCTCCGCCCGCTGGACCCCCCGCGAGATCCTCGCCCCCACCAGTGAGCAGGAAGTGCTGGCCGCCATCGACACCGCCCGCGCCGCCGGAACCGGCCTGCGGGTGATCGGCGGCGGCCACTCCTTTTCCCCACTGGTCGCCACCGACGGCATGCAGCTCACCCTGGACGGCTACCAAGGCCTGGTCCACGCCGATCCCACCACGGGCCTGGTGACCCTGCGCGGCGGCACCCGGCTGTGGGAGATCGGTGATCTGCTGGCCCCGCACGGCCTGGCGCTCGCCGTGATGGGCGACATCGACCGACAGTCCATCGCCGGGGCCATCCAGACCGGCACCCACGGCACCGGCGCCCGCTTCACCGGCTTCGCCGGCACCGTGCGGGCCCTCCGCATTGCCCTCATGGACGGCTCCGTGGTGGAGACCTCCCCGGGCCGCGACCCTGACCTGTTCCACGCCGCCCGTCTGGGACTCGGCGCGATCGGCGTGATACTCGAGGTCACCCTGCAGTGCGTGCCCGCCTACCGGCTGCAGCTGCGCGAGAGCACCGAGCCGCTCGAGGATACGGCAGGCTCGTTCCTGGGCGACAGTGGGATCGCCGACCACCACGAGTTCTTCTGGTTCCCCCGCACCCGCCGCGCCACCGTGCGCACCACCCGTCGGCTGCCCGCCGATGCACCGCGCGAGCGCGCCCACCCGGTCGTGGAGACCCTGCAGCGCGAGGTGCTCGGCAACGGTGCCTGGGAGGTGCTGTGCCGGGCCGCCGCCCTGGTGCCACCGCTGTCGCGGCCCGTGGCGGAGGTGGGATCACGTTTCTTTGCCGGCTCCGGGATGACCGACGACGCCTCCGCGGTGTACGCCGCGCCGCGCCGGGTGAGGTTCCATGAATCGGAATGGGCGATCCCCGCCCACCGCTTCCCCGAGGCCTTCGCCGCCCTGCGCCGCCGCTTCGAGGACGAGGACGTGGCTGTCACCTTCCCGCTGGAGATCCGGAGGGTGGCGGCCGATGACGTGTGGATGTCCACCGCGTATGAGCGCGACAGCGTGTACATCGCCGCCCACCGCTACCGCGCGGAGGACGCGATCCCGTACCTGCTGATGGTGCAGCGCACCCTGGAGCCCTTCGCCGCCCGGCCCCACTGGGGCAAGCAGCACTGGCTGGGCGCCCGGGAGCTGCGACGGCTCTACCCCCGCTTCGAGGACTTCTGCCGGGTGCGCGAAGCGGCGGACCCCGATGGCATGCTGCTCACCCCGTACCTGCGCCACCTGCTGGGCGTTCCTGCCTGA